A region from the Algoriphagus machipongonensis genome encodes:
- a CDS encoding RNA polymerase sigma factor, translating into MNYTDEELVSGCKRGSSKHEELFYKKYYGYVMGISLSYSKDRDLALEIANDSFLKFFSSIKKVESFQTVKAFLRRITVNTAIDYYRKNKKYQSHSDLEIEIPNQNEVNALSSLGFEDIIKLINQLQEDLKLVFNLYEVEGYSHKEIAGRLGITEGSSRVYLTRAKAKLRQLVHLHLQEYEGR; encoded by the coding sequence TTGAACTATACGGATGAGGAACTGGTCTCCGGTTGCAAACGGGGATCCTCCAAACACGAGGAATTATTCTATAAAAAATATTATGGCTATGTCATGGGGATAAGTCTGTCCTATTCGAAGGACAGGGATTTGGCTCTGGAAATAGCGAATGATTCTTTTTTGAAATTTTTTAGCTCTATCAAAAAAGTAGAAAGTTTCCAGACGGTAAAAGCATTTCTCCGACGTATTACAGTCAATACCGCTATAGATTATTATAGAAAGAATAAAAAGTATCAAAGTCATTCAGACTTAGAAATAGAAATACCTAATCAAAACGAAGTGAATGCTTTGTCGAGTTTAGGGTTTGAAGATATTATCAAATTAATAAACCAATTGCAGGAGGATTTAAAACTCGTTTTTAACCTCTATGAAGTGGAAGGTTATAGCCATAAAGAAATAGCTGGAAGGTTGGGAATAACTGAAGGTTCATCTCGTGTTTATCTCACCCGAGCTAAAGCCAAACTTCGTCAACTGGTTCATTTACATTTACAAGAATATGAAGGAAGATAA
- a CDS encoding outer membrane beta-barrel protein, whose protein sequence is MKEDKTDKWIASSLKKHQEEGNLPYEAGAWESFQKHRNAKKTRKLYYWSGAVAATLLAVVAVYQVLNTEVSLDDSTSSDTKEILADQSTQQQSTIPDMPTMSDSNQFNQGGVERIQDKSINPEENLGSKPTQVPTLNMGTELLAEAKTTETSDPEVENNAVEKPKQVENKVSSESNKVENKALAQTNKEEESNELNSKAMEKKPLTTSSQLAELTQSNEEATTILKEEVVIAQGKQNRTEEKSPEKLVAESAVIDEKDFPEIPKEQTKVLLAMGVTPGFGSSQQNDMMMTASSIGLGMQVDIELPGKMTLGSGVGVNYLNQKNETQSDLILQGYKTSRVEKQDIQQVQIEMPVYIKYPITRNNSVSVQAGFSNLYAINQNGEQLTTVNEQFAVNNSDNMLSSSSSAFALATRPVSQQQDLPSPEGKFYPFATLNLGVNFKVFESKKINYMVMPFYNHQLKSISGFGSNYGMFGASLKLKFGGGEK, encoded by the coding sequence ATGAAGGAAGATAAGACCGATAAATGGATTGCTTCTTCATTGAAAAAACATCAAGAAGAAGGAAACTTGCCTTACGAGGCAGGGGCGTGGGAAAGCTTCCAGAAACATAGGAATGCAAAGAAAACACGAAAATTATACTATTGGAGTGGTGCAGTAGCGGCGACTTTATTGGCTGTGGTTGCGGTCTATCAGGTGCTAAATACAGAAGTGAGTCTTGATGATTCTACAAGCTCAGATACCAAAGAGATTCTAGCAGACCAATCAACCCAACAACAAAGCACAATTCCAGATATGCCTACAATGAGTGATTCGAATCAGTTCAATCAGGGAGGAGTAGAGCGAATTCAGGATAAATCAATTAATCCAGAAGAGAATCTGGGTTCTAAACCAACGCAAGTTCCAACTCTCAATATGGGTACTGAATTATTGGCAGAAGCCAAAACTACGGAAACATCTGATCCAGAGGTAGAGAACAATGCTGTAGAGAAGCCCAAGCAGGTAGAAAATAAGGTTTCATCTGAATCTAACAAAGTTGAAAACAAAGCTTTAGCTCAAACTAATAAAGAGGAAGAGTCTAATGAACTGAATTCAAAAGCAATGGAGAAAAAGCCATTGACTACTTCTAGTCAACTGGCAGAATTGACTCAAAGCAATGAGGAAGCAACTACTATTCTTAAGGAAGAAGTTGTTATTGCTCAAGGAAAGCAAAACAGGACAGAAGAAAAATCTCCAGAAAAGCTTGTTGCAGAATCTGCAGTTATCGACGAGAAAGATTTTCCTGAAATACCAAAGGAACAAACGAAAGTTCTATTGGCGATGGGTGTAACTCCTGGATTTGGCTCATCCCAACAAAATGACATGATGATGACGGCATCTAGCATTGGTTTGGGGATGCAAGTAGATATTGAGCTTCCAGGTAAGATGACTTTAGGCTCTGGAGTGGGAGTGAACTATCTCAACCAGAAAAATGAAACTCAGAGTGATTTGATCCTACAAGGATACAAAACTAGCCGGGTGGAAAAGCAAGATATTCAGCAGGTGCAGATAGAGATGCCCGTATATATCAAATACCCCATCACAAGGAATAATTCTGTCTCAGTACAGGCAGGTTTTTCTAACCTGTATGCGATTAATCAAAATGGTGAGCAACTAACGACAGTAAATGAGCAGTTTGCTGTGAATAATTCGGATAATATGCTGAGTTCTTCAAGTAGTGCCTTTGCTTTAGCCACTCGACCTGTTTCACAACAGCAGGATTTACCAAGTCCGGAAGGAAAGTTCTATCCTTTTGCGACGTTAAATTTAGGAGTGAACTTTAAGGTATTCGAATCAAAGAAAATAAACTACATGGTTATGCCATTTTATAACCATCAACTTAAATCTATTTCAGGTTTTGGATCAAACTACGGAATGTTTGGTGCAAGTTTAAAATTGAAGTTTGGTGGGGGAGAAAAGTAA
- a CDS encoding VOC family protein → MFTHTKAFGGFSVDDLQEAREFYDQVLGVEVKKLPMGLLSLKFQEDNQVLVYSKGNHEPANFTILNFCVEDIEEAVQSLSEKGVVFEAYDGNIQTDANGICRKDEHLIAWFKDPAGNILSLVQEDKS, encoded by the coding sequence ATGTTTACTCATACCAAAGCCTTTGGCGGATTCTCCGTCGATGACCTTCAGGAAGCTCGAGAGTTTTATGATCAAGTCTTGGGGGTTGAAGTGAAAAAATTACCAATGGGATTACTTTCCCTTAAATTTCAAGAGGACAATCAAGTACTTGTTTATTCCAAAGGCAATCACGAACCTGCAAACTTTACCATACTTAATTTTTGCGTTGAAGATATTGAGGAGGCAGTCCAAAGTTTAAGTGAAAAAGGGGTTGTCTTTGAAGCTTATGATGGGAATATCCAGACTGACGCCAACGGGATTTGTAGGAAAGACGAGCATTTAATCGCATGGTTTAAAGACCCTGCGGGAAATATCCTTTCCTTAGTTCAGGAGGATAAATCCTAA
- a CDS encoding DUF4397 domain-containing protein, which produces MFNKVKNWSKNRFKVLLSLAVIGATFTLTSCLDDDNNTPLPPAGYVLIYHGSPDAPDTDIYADQNKVNNFPISYTQGLSYSPFYIGERTFKFTNVNSLSSFLQKDFMVKADSVYSLFLVNNFDNVDAIMIPDNWGETTNETSQFRLVNISPDAGSVSLEITGENTDIVTDLASLESSDFQEMESGVYDFVVKSTTSGETLVSATDIELRGNRIYTLILRGLVSATDEKTKLDLQLVTNYTNF; this is translated from the coding sequence ATGTTTAACAAAGTAAAAAACTGGTCAAAAAATCGCTTTAAAGTACTACTTTCCTTGGCAGTAATTGGAGCTACTTTTACTTTAACAAGTTGTCTTGATGATGACAACAACACCCCATTACCTCCGGCAGGATATGTATTGATTTATCATGGTTCTCCAGATGCTCCAGATACGGACATTTATGCAGATCAAAACAAAGTCAATAATTTCCCAATCAGCTATACGCAAGGGTTAAGTTATAGCCCATTTTATATTGGCGAGCGTACATTTAAATTTACCAATGTGAATTCTTTGAGCTCTTTCCTCCAGAAAGATTTCATGGTCAAAGCAGACAGTGTTTACTCCTTATTTCTGGTAAACAATTTTGATAATGTGGATGCAATCATGATTCCTGACAATTGGGGTGAAACAACGAATGAAACTTCTCAATTTAGATTAGTGAATATTTCTCCTGATGCAGGAAGTGTCTCTTTAGAAATCACGGGGGAGAACACTGATATCGTGACAGACCTAGCTTCTTTAGAATCTAGTGATTTCCAGGAAATGGAAAGCGGAGTTTATGACTTCGTCGTAAAATCAACTACGAGCGGTGAGACTTTGGTTTCTGCTACAGACATTGAGTTGAGAGGAAATAGAATTTACACCCTAATTCTTAGAGGCTTGGTTTCTGCAACTGATGAAAAAACAAAACTAGATTTGCAACTAGTAACAAACTACACCAACTTTTAA
- a CDS encoding SusC/RagA family TonB-linked outer membrane protein: MKNFTRKYYLLLILFLCVGHVYAQDIQVSGTVIDGASGLSLPGVNVIEASSKESGAINGVATDANGKYSITVPSDAVLVFSFLGYESQEISVNGRTSIEVTLGEDESQLDEVVVVGYGTQEKSEVTGAVSVVKMDENVQIPATNVKNLLAGNASGLLTNQNPGLPGADNSDLSIRGFGSPLVIVDGIESYLDRLDPNDIETITVLKDASAAIYGARAGNGVILVTTKRGKAGVTDVNYHGYIGFQQATVFPEQSNAAEYLEMSRAGAFNRQYDPTDPSKEINYGEFTEEFLEEYRNGTRQSYDWVKDLIRTGGSKIASHNVSARGGSEKVRYYVSAGVLNQDGIFNGDYDYKKFNITNNLDADISKDLVLSITTSYINETRDYAADGTGAIWTALRTAQPFFQTELPDPDRVPYSGFTERSPRAGTQKKFSGYNLTKLETIAAAFELKYNVPFVPGLTLGGKVNARFRKLYNERLNKPYDVFQYVPETDEYIFRGNVSDNNFRKEYYGDPQRRILSRVYLDYQKIFNEKHKIGFLAFAEKEQNEDNTLFAQRRNLLSPNIPQISAGDDALTTTGGNGVPVEYSRISFAGRLNYAFDEKYLLQATLRADASSKFSPEVRWGYFPSISAGWNMHQENFLMNNSFIDQLKWRVSYSQTGIDSNVGNTAFEYLSGFSELNTVYYFAQGIPTTPIQTVGLPNELITWEETTLYNTGIDFAFLRGQVYGSFEGFYRKREGLLRIPLEGLPSTFGANLPQQNLDSRSDRGFEFNLGYKTQVGKVKFDIAGNFTYARQKYEKYQEDIDVTDPNQVRIDQNSGNFVNRTFGYVTDGLINSQQELETYISSHSFETLNGSPQVGDIRYVDVSGPDGNPDGVINRFDIQQIGYGALPEINFGLNLSVAYEGFSLRTLWQGGSRFNVNVNGFYRNPFDNQAVSLKIHNQYSWVQDPSNPGIGSNPNAELPAFNDNGSRPWNNYLSDFWYKDATYIRLKSAVLNYSFNKALLNKIKVKSLDLYVSGDNLLSFNKLGIYKKIIDPEQSDSLGSFTLPVLRTYTFGVRIGI; the protein is encoded by the coding sequence ATGAAAAATTTTACTAGAAAGTATTATTTGTTGTTGATCCTGTTCTTGTGTGTTGGACATGTATACGCACAGGATATTCAAGTTTCGGGAACGGTAATAGATGGTGCTTCAGGATTAAGTTTGCCTGGAGTAAACGTGATTGAAGCATCAAGTAAGGAAAGTGGTGCTATCAATGGAGTGGCAACCGACGCTAATGGGAAGTATAGTATTACAGTTCCCAGTGATGCGGTATTGGTGTTTAGTTTTTTGGGTTATGAATCCCAAGAAATCTCTGTAAATGGAAGGACTAGTATTGAGGTGACTTTGGGAGAGGATGAATCTCAACTTGACGAAGTCGTAGTAGTAGGGTACGGTACCCAAGAGAAATCTGAAGTTACCGGTGCAGTATCCGTTGTCAAGATGGACGAAAATGTACAGATTCCGGCAACTAATGTGAAGAACCTTTTGGCAGGGAATGCCTCTGGTTTATTAACCAATCAAAACCCAGGCTTGCCAGGTGCAGATAATTCAGATTTGAGTATCAGAGGATTTGGATCACCACTAGTAATAGTCGATGGTATAGAGTCTTATCTAGATCGATTGGATCCCAATGATATTGAGACAATCACAGTTTTAAAAGATGCATCTGCTGCTATTTATGGAGCCCGAGCTGGAAATGGGGTAATACTTGTGACTACTAAGCGAGGAAAAGCTGGGGTAACAGATGTGAATTACCATGGATATATTGGATTCCAACAGGCAACTGTATTTCCTGAGCAATCCAACGCTGCAGAATATTTGGAGATGTCCCGTGCAGGGGCTTTCAACAGGCAATATGATCCTACAGATCCCTCGAAAGAAATAAATTATGGAGAATTTACAGAGGAATTTCTTGAGGAATATAGAAACGGAACGCGCCAAAGTTATGATTGGGTGAAGGATCTGATCCGAACTGGTGGCTCTAAAATCGCCTCACATAATGTCAGTGCTAGAGGAGGATCTGAAAAAGTAAGATACTATGTATCTGCAGGGGTTTTAAATCAAGATGGGATTTTCAATGGTGATTACGATTACAAAAAATTTAATATCACCAATAACCTAGATGCAGATATTTCTAAAGACTTAGTCTTAAGTATTACTACTTCTTATATCAACGAAACCCGTGATTATGCTGCAGATGGAACAGGTGCCATCTGGACAGCGCTTAGAACTGCACAACCATTTTTTCAAACAGAATTACCAGACCCAGATAGAGTTCCTTACAGTGGATTTACAGAAAGATCTCCAAGAGCAGGAACCCAAAAGAAATTTTCAGGATATAACCTAACCAAATTAGAGACTATAGCAGCAGCTTTCGAATTGAAGTACAATGTCCCATTCGTACCTGGATTGACTTTGGGAGGTAAAGTTAATGCAAGATTTAGGAAGCTATACAACGAGCGATTGAATAAGCCTTACGATGTGTTTCAATATGTTCCTGAAACAGATGAATATATCTTCAGAGGAAATGTCAGTGACAATAATTTCAGAAAGGAATATTATGGAGATCCTCAAAGAAGGATTTTATCCAGAGTCTATTTAGATTACCAGAAAATTTTCAATGAAAAGCATAAAATAGGATTTTTAGCATTTGCCGAAAAAGAGCAAAATGAGGACAATACCCTTTTTGCACAACGTAGAAATTTACTTTCTCCAAATATTCCTCAAATCTCTGCAGGAGATGATGCATTGACTACTACTGGAGGAAATGGTGTCCCTGTAGAATATTCACGAATCAGTTTTGCTGGTAGGTTAAACTACGCTTTTGATGAGAAATATTTGCTTCAGGCTACTTTAAGAGCTGATGCTAGTTCCAAATTCTCTCCCGAAGTGAGATGGGGTTATTTCCCTTCTATTTCTGCAGGATGGAACATGCATCAGGAAAATTTCTTGATGAATAACAGTTTTATTGATCAGTTGAAATGGAGAGTGAGCTATTCTCAAACAGGGATTGATAGCAATGTCGGAAATACTGCATTTGAATATTTAAGTGGATTTTCGGAGTTGAATACCGTGTATTATTTCGCACAGGGAATTCCGACTACTCCTATTCAAACTGTTGGTCTACCTAATGAACTGATTACTTGGGAAGAAACAACATTATACAATACAGGCATTGATTTTGCCTTTTTGAGAGGACAGGTTTATGGTAGCTTCGAAGGGTTTTATAGAAAAAGAGAAGGATTGCTAAGGATTCCTTTGGAAGGTCTTCCTTCTACTTTTGGAGCCAATCTTCCTCAACAAAATCTTGATTCCAGATCAGATCGTGGATTTGAGTTCAATCTTGGATATAAAACTCAGGTTGGAAAGGTCAAATTTGATATTGCAGGTAATTTCACCTATGCCAGACAGAAGTATGAGAAGTACCAAGAGGATATCGATGTAACTGATCCCAATCAGGTAAGAATAGATCAGAATTCAGGCAATTTTGTCAATAGGACTTTTGGTTACGTTACTGACGGATTGATTAATTCCCAGCAGGAATTAGAAACTTATATTTCCTCCCATTCATTTGAAACACTCAATGGTAGCCCACAGGTAGGTGATATTCGTTATGTGGACGTCAGCGGACCAGATGGTAATCCTGATGGAGTTATCAACCGATTTGATATTCAGCAAATTGGATATGGGGCACTTCCGGAAATTAATTTCGGATTAAATCTTAGCGTTGCTTACGAAGGGTTTTCACTAAGGACCTTATGGCAAGGTGGTTCAAGATTCAACGTGAATGTTAATGGTTTCTATAGAAATCCATTCGATAACCAGGCGGTTTCATTAAAAATTCATAACCAATATAGCTGGGTTCAGGATCCATCCAACCCTGGGATAGGGTCAAACCCTAACGCTGAATTACCTGCGTTTAACGATAATGGTTCCAGACCTTGGAACAACTATCTATCGGATTTTTGGTATAAAGATGCTACCTATATCAGGTTGAAATCTGCTGTCTTGAACTACAGTTTCAACAAAGCGCTACTCAATAAAATCAAAGTTAAAAGCCTTGATTTATACGTGTCCGGAGATAACCTTTTGTCATTTAACAAATTGGGTATTTACAAGAAAATCATTGATCCTGAGCAATCTGATTCTTTGGGAAGTTTCACCTTGCCTGTATTACGAACATATACTTTCGGTGTACGGATAGGTATCTAA
- a CDS encoding RagB/SusD family nutrient uptake outer membrane protein, with product MKKISILSVFAILTFATSCVEELTKQPDFISENQVFEDPNLTNSYVANLYQRIGFQRGVNVSMATKNAVGGENIGFAPWQEPNGTSTRQFTEVTGPGALDEWDYNVVRDMNYLLENITESETLDEQFVEEKISEVKFLRAFEYFEMVKRFGGVPLVLEVQSADQPEEELYVSRNSEEEVYDFIYSETQEILANFDDSKTGAGGKVDKYTVLMLQSRAMLYAASIAKYGDGSSNGVVGIPSGRAAEFFQKSYDASKQIIDSGMFRLINDGEDKVANYASIFVNDGNDETIFAEVFEPFLKGHDWDHLAIPAGFNATWNSNFPVLYEMVELFDFTDGRSGMIDRSLFTNSTEWDINDFFGNRDPRFRAAVFYQGTPFQGKKVYFHSATIYDDNGTMKESTSEGQTFTTIDGESFPGAAPRRNRVNTGLLLRKRVDDNALTPQYGSSGQDFIVYRYAETLLNYAEAAMELAKASEAMDAINQIRDRVSMPLFESITLEDIRHERQVELCFEEHRYFDLVRWRLAEEKLSLRTQGIILKYNLETDKYVITLKNAENQIRVFEPNRYYLPFGINRLADNSNLVQNPGY from the coding sequence ATGAAAAAAATATCAATACTATCAGTTTTTGCAATTTTGACCTTCGCTACATCTTGCGTGGAAGAATTGACTAAACAGCCGGATTTTATTTCAGAAAATCAGGTCTTTGAAGATCCTAATCTGACTAATTCTTATGTGGCAAATTTATACCAGAGAATTGGGTTTCAGCGAGGGGTAAATGTATCAATGGCTACCAAAAATGCCGTAGGAGGGGAAAACATTGGTTTTGCACCTTGGCAGGAGCCAAATGGGACATCTACACGACAGTTTACAGAAGTGACAGGGCCGGGAGCCTTAGACGAATGGGACTATAACGTGGTCAGAGATATGAATTATCTCCTTGAAAATATCACCGAAAGCGAAACTTTGGACGAGCAATTTGTCGAAGAAAAAATCTCAGAAGTAAAGTTTTTAAGAGCATTTGAATACTTCGAAATGGTTAAAAGATTCGGGGGAGTTCCTTTAGTATTAGAGGTGCAGTCAGCCGATCAACCAGAAGAAGAACTGTATGTAAGCAGAAATTCAGAAGAGGAAGTTTATGATTTTATCTACTCTGAGACTCAGGAGATCTTAGCGAATTTTGACGATTCCAAAACTGGTGCAGGAGGAAAAGTGGATAAATATACGGTCTTGATGCTACAAAGCCGAGCGATGCTTTATGCTGCAAGTATTGCCAAGTATGGAGATGGAAGTTCAAATGGTGTTGTGGGGATTCCCTCTGGAAGAGCAGCAGAGTTTTTTCAAAAAAGCTACGATGCTTCCAAGCAAATTATCGACTCTGGAATGTTTAGATTGATCAATGACGGAGAGGATAAAGTAGCGAATTATGCTTCCATTTTCGTTAACGACGGGAATGATGAAACGATTTTTGCAGAGGTATTCGAGCCATTTTTGAAAGGTCATGATTGGGATCACTTGGCTATCCCAGCTGGATTTAATGCTACATGGAATTCCAATTTCCCTGTACTTTATGAAATGGTGGAGCTTTTTGACTTCACAGATGGAAGAAGTGGGATGATCGATAGAAGTTTATTTACTAATTCCACCGAATGGGATATAAATGACTTTTTTGGAAATCGAGACCCCAGATTCAGAGCGGCAGTATTTTATCAAGGAACTCCATTTCAAGGGAAAAAAGTGTATTTCCATTCGGCAACAATTTATGATGACAATGGAACCATGAAAGAGTCAACGTCTGAAGGCCAGACATTCACCACGATCGATGGGGAAAGTTTCCCTGGAGCCGCTCCCAGAAGAAATCGTGTTAACACAGGTTTATTGTTGAGAAAGAGAGTAGACGATAACGCATTGACTCCTCAGTACGGAAGTTCTGGGCAGGATTTTATTGTCTACCGATATGCGGAAACATTATTGAACTACGCTGAGGCCGCAATGGAATTGGCCAAAGCATCGGAGGCGATGGATGCGATCAATCAAATTAGAGACAGGGTTTCTATGCCATTATTCGAAAGTATCACTTTGGAGGATATTCGTCATGAACGCCAAGTGGAGTTATGTTTCGAAGAACATAGATATTTTGATTTGGTGAGATGGAGATTGGCAGAGGAGAAGTTAAGTCTCAGAACTCAAGGGATCATTTTGAAATACAATTTGGAGACAGATAAGTATGTGATCACTTTGAAAAATGCAGAAAATCAGATCCGTGTATTCGAACCTAATCGATACTATTTGCCCTTTGGGATCAACCGATTGGCAGATAATTCCAACCTGGTACAGAATCCTGGGTATTAA